The proteins below come from a single Zhouia spongiae genomic window:
- a CDS encoding AraC family transcriptional regulator — MAERFYITKDIDVLEFEAVNEWGYPRHKHHFFELTFVLKGSGQHILNDSIVAYKEGDLFFLTPKDEHEFVVSEPTIFGIIKFTEQLFLEKATFTSSTYWRKNLESVIFHSNIIAQSVIRCENDRRQLFRLYNLIRDELQTPKTYGRNVITELFGALLIVLSRNLKNTVKHSTPETMSDRDKVEAILTYIRQNALKKDMVKVNTIASTFHLSPNYVGIYIKKHLGISLKQYILETKMKMAESLLKQSNLNINEIADKLGFVDAAHFNRTFKKYTGKRPGDFYRAPL, encoded by the coding sequence ATGGCCGAACGCTTTTATATAACAAAAGATATTGATGTACTGGAGTTTGAAGCAGTAAACGAATGGGGATATCCGCGACACAAGCATCATTTTTTTGAATTGACTTTTGTCCTGAAGGGGAGCGGACAACATATTCTGAATGATAGCATCGTTGCATATAAAGAAGGCGACCTTTTCTTTTTAACACCAAAAGATGAACACGAATTTGTGGTTTCTGAACCTACGATCTTTGGGATCATTAAATTTACAGAGCAACTCTTTCTCGAAAAAGCCACATTTACTTCAAGTACATACTGGCGTAAGAATCTTGAATCTGTTATTTTTCATTCAAATATTATCGCACAAAGTGTTATTCGTTGTGAAAACGACAGGAGACAACTTTTCAGGTTATACAATCTTATTCGGGACGAATTACAAACGCCGAAAACTTACGGACGGAATGTCATAACTGAACTGTTCGGAGCTTTACTGATCGTTCTGTCCAGAAATTTAAAGAATACCGTAAAGCACAGTACTCCCGAAACCATGTCAGACAGAGACAAAGTAGAAGCTATTTTAACCTATATCCGTCAAAATGCTTTAAAAAAAGACATGGTAAAAGTAAACACCATAGCCAGTACCTTCCATCTGTCTCCAAACTATGTGGGTATTTATATTAAAAAGCACCTGGGGATTTCTCTTAAGCAGTATATTCTCGAAACCAAAATGAAAATGGCGGAGAGTCTTTTAAAACAAAGTAACCTGAACATCAATGAGATTGCCGATAAATTAGGTTTTGTAGATGCAGCCCATTTCAATAGAACTTTTAAAAAATATACAGGAAAGAGACCCGGCGATTTTTACAGGGCACCTCTGTAA
- a CDS encoding NAD(P)H-dependent oxidoreductase, producing MIEKEKILEAYNFRHACKLFDTDKKIGDADMNFILKTAQLSPSSFGFEPWHFIVVQDKDLRTKLKENAWGATAKLDTASHFIVCLTMKPSLVRYDSPYIQNFMREVQDLPENVVAGKGTAYEAFQKSDFDLSDDRKLFDWASKQCYIPLANMMTTAAMIGIDSCPIEGFNQETSNKILKEDLRIDTDTYGISYMVAFGYRVNEPRSKTRRNFNDIISYK from the coding sequence ATGATCGAGAAAGAAAAAATATTAGAAGCTTATAATTTCAGGCATGCCTGTAAATTATTTGATACCGATAAAAAGATCGGTGATGCTGATATGAATTTTATTTTAAAGACTGCTCAACTATCGCCAAGTTCTTTCGGATTTGAACCCTGGCATTTTATAGTGGTTCAGGACAAGGATTTACGCACAAAGCTCAAAGAAAATGCCTGGGGGGCTACTGCTAAATTAGACACTGCCAGTCATTTTATAGTGTGCCTTACAATGAAGCCTTCCCTGGTAAGATACGACAGTCCTTATATCCAAAACTTTATGAGAGAGGTTCAGGACCTGCCTGAGAATGTAGTGGCAGGGAAAGGCACTGCATACGAAGCGTTTCAAAAAAGTGATTTTGACCTGTCGGATGACAGAAAGCTTTTCGACTGGGCATCCAAGCAATGTTATATCCCATTGGCCAATATGATGACCACTGCTGCCATGATCGGGATCGATTCTTGTCCTATCGAAGGGTTTAATCAGGAAACCAGTAACAAAATACTAAAAGAGGATCTGAGAATTGACACGGATACCTATGGTATTTCCTATATGGTTGCTTTTGGCTATCGTGTAAACGAACCAAGATCAAAAACAAGAAGAAACTTCAATGATATTATCTCCTATAAATAA
- a CDS encoding YifB family Mg chelatase-like AAA ATPase — protein sequence MLVKVYGSAVFGVEATTITIEVNIDRGVGYHLVGLPDNAIKESNYRIAAALQNNGYKIPGKRVTINMAPADLRKEGSAYDLPIAIGILAAASKIGIEKLNDYVIMGELSLDGSLQPIKGALPIAFQAKQEGFKGLILPDQNVKEAAIVEGLEVYGISNIKELIGYLNDEISLERRIVDTAQEFYKGLDFPEFDFSDVKGQESIKRAMEIAAAGGHNIILIGPPGSGKTMLAKRLPGILPPMTLGEALETTKIHSVVGRIQNDGLMVHRPFRNPHHTISDVALVGGGTYPQPGEISLSHNGVLFLDELPEFKRSVLEVMRQPLEDREVTISRAKFTITYPSSFMLVASMNPSPGGYFNDPGAPVTSSPAEMQRYMSKISGPLLDRIDIHIEVTPVPFEKLSEERKGESSTVIRERVIKARKRQISRFDEYPNIHYNAQMNTRQISRFCELDNASKKLLKNAMERLSLSARAYDRILKVARTIADLDAVGKVNGNHIGEAIQYRSLDREGWLG from the coding sequence ATGCTTGTAAAAGTTTACGGAAGCGCTGTTTTTGGAGTAGAGGCCACCACAATCACTATAGAGGTAAATATAGACAGAGGGGTGGGGTATCATTTAGTAGGATTACCCGATAATGCCATCAAAGAAAGTAATTACCGGATCGCAGCTGCATTGCAAAATAATGGCTATAAGATCCCGGGAAAACGGGTTACGATAAACATGGCGCCTGCCGATCTCCGTAAAGAAGGGTCAGCATACGATTTGCCGATTGCCATAGGCATCTTGGCGGCTGCTTCAAAAATAGGAATTGAGAAATTAAACGATTATGTTATTATGGGGGAACTTTCACTAGATGGAAGTCTGCAACCGATAAAAGGAGCTTTACCCATAGCCTTTCAGGCAAAACAAGAAGGTTTTAAAGGACTGATATTACCAGATCAAAATGTAAAAGAAGCAGCAATTGTCGAAGGCCTGGAAGTATATGGCATCAGCAACATAAAAGAACTTATCGGTTATCTGAATGATGAAATTTCACTCGAACGTCGTATTGTAGATACAGCACAGGAGTTTTATAAAGGACTCGATTTTCCTGAGTTTGATTTTTCTGATGTAAAAGGGCAGGAAAGTATAAAAAGGGCTATGGAGATAGCTGCAGCCGGCGGACATAATATTATTCTTATAGGTCCTCCGGGTTCAGGAAAAACCATGCTGGCTAAGCGACTACCCGGCATTCTGCCGCCAATGACATTGGGAGAAGCCCTTGAGACCACCAAGATTCACAGTGTGGTCGGAAGAATTCAAAACGATGGATTGATGGTACACCGTCCTTTTAGAAATCCACACCACACCATATCAGACGTCGCCCTGGTTGGAGGAGGTACCTATCCGCAACCCGGCGAAATATCATTATCGCATAACGGGGTGCTTTTTCTTGATGAGTTACCGGAGTTTAAGCGCAGTGTTTTAGAAGTTATGAGACAACCTTTAGAAGACAGGGAAGTTACTATTTCAAGAGCAAAGTTTACCATTACCTACCCGAGTAGTTTTATGCTGGTAGCAAGTATGAACCCCAGTCCCGGTGGCTATTTTAACGATCCCGGTGCTCCGGTAACGTCATCACCTGCCGAGATGCAGCGCTATATGAGTAAAATATCCGGACCGCTACTAGACCGGATCGATATCCATATTGAAGTAACACCGGTACCTTTTGAAAAATTGTCAGAAGAAAGAAAGGGAGAGAGTAGTACTGTAATCAGGGAGCGGGTTATCAAGGCAAGGAAACGGCAAATAAGCAGGTTTGATGAATATCCCAACATTCATTACAATGCCCAGATGAACACCAGGCAGATCAGCCGGTTTTGTGAACTTGACAATGCTTCAAAAAAACTCCTTAAAAATGCCATGGAACGTCTAAGCCTGTCGGCAAGAGCTTATGACCGTATTCTGAAGGTTGCCCGTACCATAGCCGATCTCGATGCAGTCGGAAAAGTAAACGGCAACCATATAGGCGAAGCCATTCAATACCGAAGCCTCGACAGGGAAGGCTGGCTGGGCTAA